The Thermus tengchongensis genome segment CCTCCGCCACCAAGGGCCTTAGAAGGGGCGAACGCAGCCTTCTTGGGCGCTCCATGCCTTCCACTATACTCAGGGAGGAGGTAGCATGAACCTGCAGAAGCTCTTGAAGGAAGCGCAGAAAGCCCAGAAGAAAGCCGCTGAGATCCAGGAGCGGCTGGAAACCATGACCGTGGTGGGCACGGCCCAGGGCCTGGTGGAGGTGGAGGCCAACGGCCACGGCAAAATCCTCGCCCTGCGCCTCAAGCCCGAAGCCTTGAAGACCTTCGCCGACGACCCGGAGGGCCTGGAGGACCTCCTCCTGGTGGCCATCCAGGACGCCCAAAAGAAGGCCCACGAGCTTTCGGAGAAGGAGATGGCCCGGGAGCTTGGCGGCGTGGGGCAGATGCTGGGCAAGCTTTTCTAGGATGAGGTACCCGGAAAGCCTCCTCAAGCTAGCCCGCGCCCTCTCCCGCCTGCCTGGGATCGGCCCCAAGACGGCCCAGAAGCTTTCCCTCCACCTGGCCTTCCACCGGGAGGAGGTCGAGGAGCTGGAAAGGGCCTTGACCGGGCTCAAGGC includes the following:
- a CDS encoding YbaB/EbfC family nucleoid-associated protein, translating into MNLQKLLKEAQKAQKKAAEIQERLETMTVVGTAQGLVEVEANGHGKILALRLKPEALKTFADDPEGLEDLLLVAIQDAQKKAHELSEKEMARELGGVGQMLGKLF